One window from the genome of Gambusia affinis linkage group LG14, SWU_Gaff_1.0, whole genome shotgun sequence encodes:
- the txnl4a gene encoding thioredoxin-like protein 4A, which produces MSYMLPHLHNGWQVDQAILSEEDRVLVIRFGHDWDPTCMKMDEVLYSIAEKVKNFAVIYLVDITEVPDFNKMYELYDPCTIMFFFRNKHIMIDLGTGNNNKINWIIEDKQEMIDIVETVYRGARKGRGLVVSPKDYSTKYRY; this is translated from the exons ATGTCGTACATGTTGCCACATCTCCACAATGGCTGGCAGGTGGACCAAGCCATCCTGTCGGAGGAGGACCGAGTCCTGGTCATCCGCTTCGGACACGACTGGGACCCAACGTGCATGAAAATGGACGAGGTCCTTTACAGCATCGCTGAAAAG GTCAAAAACTTTGCCGTCATTTACCTCGTGGACATCACAGAAGTGCCCGATTTCAACAAAATGTACGAGTTGTACGACCCCTGCACCATCATGTTCTTCTTCAG GAACAAACACATCATGATTGATCTGGGCACCGGTAACAACAACAAGATCAACTGGATCATAGAGGACAAGCAGGAGATGATAGACATTGTGGAAACGGTGTACCGAGGAGCGCGGAAAGGAAGAGGTTTAGTGGTGTCTCCCAAGGATTATTCCACTAAATACagatattga